One stretch of Meriones unguiculatus strain TT.TT164.6M chromosome 7, Bangor_MerUng_6.1, whole genome shotgun sequence DNA includes these proteins:
- the Krt32 gene encoding keratin, type I cuticular Ha2, with amino-acid sequence MTSSCSVPNTLPASLKSSSRPSSVCSSNMGSRPELCLGYVCQPLQCMPSICMPTTYRPASCLSKAYLPSSCQPSNRRPTGCFSSSMGAYGLFCEGAFNGNEKETMQVLNDRLANYLEKVRQLEKENAELEGKIQDVYQVQVMTMCPDYQSYFQTIEELQQKVLCTKAENARMIVHIDNAKLAADDFRTKYETELSLRQLVEADTNGLRRILDELTLNKADLEAQVESLKEELLCLKRNHEEEVGVLRQQLGDRLNIEVDAAPPVDLTRMLEEMRCQYETMVESNHRDVEEWFNTQMEELNKQVATSSEQLQSYQSDIIDLRRTVNTLEIELQAQHSLRDSLENTLGETEARFTSQLAQMQGMITNVESQLANIRCDLERQNQEYKVLLDVKARLECEIDTYRGLLESEDSKLPCNPCTTPSCQPCAPSLGVPRPVCVPHTVCVPGSPCLQSRY; translated from the exons ATGACATCCAGCTGCTCTGTCCCCAACACCTTGCCAGCCTCTCTCAAGAGCTCTTCACGGCCTTCCTCCGTCTGTTCCAGTAATATGGGCAGCAGGCCTGAGCTGTGCCTGGGTTATGTCTGCCAGCCCCTGCAGTGCATGCCCTCCATCTGCATGCCTACCACCTACCGGCCAGCCAGCTGCCTCTCCAAGGCCTACCTGCCCAGCTCTTGCCAACCCAGCAACCGCCGGCCAACTGGTTGCTTCTCCAGCTCCATGGGTGCCTATGGCCTGTTCTGTGAGGGCGCCTTCAACGGCAATGAGAAGGAGACCATGCAGGTCCTGAATGACCGCCTGGCCAACTACCTGGAAAAGGTGCGGCAGCTGGAGAAGGAGAATGCAGAGCTGGAGGGCAAGATCCAAGATGTCTACCAGGTGCAGGTGATGACCATGTGTCCTGACTACCAGTCCTACTTCCAGACCATCGAAGAGCTCCAGCAGAAG GTTCTGTGCACCAAGGCAGAGAATGCCAGGATGATCGTGCACATTGACAATGCCAAGCTGGCTGCAGATGACTTCAGGACCAA GTATGAGACAGAGCTGTCCCTGAGACAGCTGGTAGAAGCAGACACCAATGGCCTGCGCAGGATCCTGGATGAGCTGACCCTGAATAAGGCTGACCTGGAGGCTCAAGTAGAGTCCCTGAAGGAGGAACTTCTGTGCCTCAAGAGGAACCATGAAGAG GAAGTTGGTGTCCTTAGACAACAGCTTGGGGACCGCCTTAACATCGAGGTAGATGCTGCACCCCCCGTGGACCTGACCAGGATGTTGGAGGAGATGAGATGTCAGTATGAGACCATGGTGGAGAGCAACCACAGGGACGTGGAGGAATGGTTCAATACACAG ATGGAGGAACTTAACAAACAGGTGGCCACAAGCTCTGAGCAGCTTCAGAGCTATCAGTCGGACATCATTGACCTGAGACGAACAGTCAACACCCTGGAGATCGAACTGCAGGCTCAGCACAGCCTG AGAGACTCTCTGGAAAACACGTTGGGGGAGACGGAGGCCCGCTTCACCTCCCAGCTGGCCCAGATGCAGGGCATGATCACCAACGTGGAGTCCCAGCTGGCCAACATCCGCTGTGACCTGGAGAGACAGAACCAAGAGTACAAGGTGCTGCTGGACGTCAAGGCCCGGCTGGAGTGTGAGATCGACACGTACAGGGGCCTGCTGGAGAGCGAGGACAGCAA GCTACCCTGTAACCCTTGCACCACGCCCTCCTGCCAGCCTTGTGCACCCTCCCTTGGGGTGCCGCGCCCCGTCTGTGTGCCACACACTGTTTGCGTGCCTGGTTCGCCCTGCCTTCAGAGCCGCTACTGA
- the LOC110544388 gene encoding keratin, type I cuticular Ha1, whose product MPYSCCLPAMSCRTSCSSRPCVPPSCHGCTLPGACNIPANIGNCNWFCEGSFNGNEKETMQQLNDRLASYIEKVRQLERDNAELESQIQQRNQQQDPLVCPAYQSYFRTIEELQQKILCNKSENSRLVVQIDNAKLAADDFRTKLETELSLRQLVESDINGLRRILDELTLCKSDLEAQVESLKEELLCLKRNHEEEVNTLRCQLGDRLNIEVDAAPTVDLNRVLNETRCQYEALVETNRREVEEWFTTQTEELNKQVVSSSEQLQSCQAEIIELRRTVNALEIELQAQHNMRNSLENTLTESEARYSSQLSQVQYMITNVESQLGEIRADLERQNQEYQVLLDIRARLECEINTYRSLLEGEDCKLPCNPCATSNACGKPIGPCVSNPCTPCPPPAPCTPCVPRPRCGPCNSFVR is encoded by the exons ATGCCATACAGCTGCTGCCTGCCCGCCATGAGCTGCCGCACCAGCTGCTCCTCCCGGCCCTGCGTGCCCCCCAGCTGCCACGGCTGCACCCTGCCAGGGGCCTGCAACATCCCCGCCAACATCGGCAACTGTAATTGGTTCTGCGAGGGCTCCTTCAATGGCAACGAGAAGGAGACCATGCAGCAACTGAATGACCGCCTGGCCTCCTATATAGAGAAGGTGAGGCAGCTGGAGAGAGACAACGCAGAGCTGGAAAGCCAGATCCAGCAGAGGAACCAGCAGCAGGACCCCCTGGTGTGCCCTGCCTACCAGTCCTACTTCAGGACCATCGAGGAGCTGCAGCAGAAG ATCCTATGCAACAAATCTGAGAACTCCAGGCTGGTGGTGCAGATCGACAATGCCAAGCTGGCTGCAGATGACTTCAGGACCAA gttGGAGACAGAGCTGTCCCTGCGGCAGCTGGTGGAGTCAGACATCAATGGCCTACGCCGGATCTTGGATGAACTGACCCTCTGTAAGTCTGACCTGGAGGCTCAGGTGGAGTCCCTGAAGGAAGAGCTGCTGTGTCTCAAGAGGAACCATGAGGAG GAAGTCAACACCCTGCGCTGCCAGCTTGGAGACCGCCTCAACATAGAGGTGGACGCTGCTCCCACCGTGGACCTGAACCGCGTGCTCAATGAGACCAGGTGTCAGTACGAGGCCCTGGTGGAAACCAACCGCCGGGAAGTGGAGGAATGGTTCACCACACAG ACTGAGGAGCTGAACAAGCAGGTGGTATCCAGCTCTGAGCAGCTGCAGTCCTGCCAGGCAGAGATCATCGAGCTGAGACGCACAGTCAACGCCCTGGAGATCGAGCTGCAGGCCCAGCACAACATG AGAAACAGCCTGGAGAACACTCTGACTGAGAGCGAGGCTCGCTACAGCTCCCAGCTGTCCCAGGTGCAATACATGATCACCAACGTGGAGTCCCAGCTTGGGGAGATTCGTGCTGACTTGGAGCGTCAGAACCAGGAGTACCAGGTGCTGCTGGACATCCGGGCCCGTCTGGAGTGTGAGATCAACACGTACAGGAGCCTGCTGGAGGGCGAGGACTGCAA GCTACCCTGCAACCCCTGCGCCACAAGCAATGCGTGCGGCAAGCCCATTGGACCCTGCGTCTCCAACCCCTGCACCCCCTGCCCACCCCCTGCTCCTTGCACACCTTGTGTCCCCCGTCCCCGCTGTGGGCCATGCAATTCCTTTGTACGCTAG